One Salmo trutta chromosome 26, fSalTru1.1, whole genome shotgun sequence DNA window includes the following coding sequences:
- the LOC115162836 gene encoding uncharacterized protein DDB_G0271670-like: MVTSGDATTTTPTVSSTAATIPSTTTTVTSSDATTTTSTLAVTSSNPTTPSTVTSSDATSPSTSIFTSSDATSHSTTLTVTSDDTTSTPTSSDATTPSSTTTVSSSFATSLSIVTSGDATSSSTTSTLTSSDTTTTTPTVTLTVDRIPSTTSTVTSSDATNPSKTTSSHATTPSSTSIVTSRDATTTTSTSAVTSSDNTVPSTFTSSGAKATTSTSAVSSSDATTPSTITSSNATSPSTSIFTSSDATSHSTTSTVTSDDTTSTPTSSDATTPSSTLTASSSVATTLSTVTSSDATTPSSTLTVSSSVATTLSTVISSDATSHSTTSTVTSDDTTSTPTSSDATTPSSTLTVSSSVATTLSTVTSSDATSSSTTSTLTSSDTTTTTPTVTLTVDRIPSTTSTVRSSDATTASTVTSSHDTTVTSTSAVTSSDATAPSKFTSSDATFTKSTSAVTSSDNTVPLTFTSSGATFSPSPSNIDSHFK, translated from the exons ATGGTCACTTCAGGTGATGCCACCACTACTACACCAACAGTATCTTCAACTGCTGCCACCATTCCCTCAACTACAacaacagtcacttcaagtgatgccaccactactACATCAACATTAGCAGTCACTTCAAGCAatcccaccactccctcaacagtcacttcaagtgatgccacctctccctcgacatcaatattcacttcaagtgatgccacctctcaCTCAACTACATTGACAGTCACTTCAGATGATACTACATCAAcacccacttcaagtgatgccaccactccctcaagtaCAACGACAGTCAGTTCCAGTTTTGCCACCTCTCTGTCAATAGTCACTTCAGGTGATGCCACCTCTTCCTCAACTACATCAACTTTAACTTCAAGtgataccaccactactacaccgACAGTAACATTAACTGTGGACAGAATTCCCTCAACTACGTcgacagtcacttcaagtgatgccaccaatCCCTCAAAAACCACTTCAAGTCATGCAACCACTCCCTCATCTACATCAATAGTCACTTCAAGAGATGCCACCACTACTACATCAACATCAGCAGTCACTTCAAGCGATAACACTGTTCCTTCAACATTCACTTCAAGTGGTGCCAAAGCTACTACATCAACATCAGCAGTctcttcaagtgatgccaccactccgTCAACAATCACTTCAAGTAATGCCACCTCTCCCTCGACATCAatattcacttcaagtgatgccacctctcaCTCAACAACATCGACAGTCACTTCAGACGATACTACATCAAcacccacttcaagtgatgccaccactccctcaagtaCATTGACAGCCAGTTCAAGTGTTGCCACCACTCTgtcaacagtcacttcaagtgatgccaccactcctTCAAGTACATTGACAGTCAGTTCAAGTGTTGCCACCACTCTGTCAACAGTCatttcaagtgatgccacctctcaCTCAACAACATCGACAGTCACTTCAGACGATACTACATCAAcacccacttcaagtgatgccaccactccctcaagtaCATTGACAGTCAGTTCAAGTGTTGCCACCACTCTgtcaacagtcacttcaagtgatgccacctcttcCTCAACTACATCAACATTGACTTCAAGtgataccaccactactacaccgACAGTAACATTAACTGTGGACAGAATTCCCTCAACTACGTCGACAGTCAggtcaagtgatgccaccactgcctcaacagtcacttcaagtcATGACACCACTGTTACATCAACATCAGCAGTAACTTCAAGCGATGCAACCGCTCCTTCAAaattcacttcaagtgatgccacctttACTAAATCAACATCAGCAGTCACTTCAAGCGATAACACTGTTCCATTAACATTCACATCAAGTGGTGCCACCTTTTCTCCATCACCATCA AACATcgacagtcacttcaagtga
- the LOC115162837 gene encoding uncharacterized protein LOC115162837, with translation MVTSGDATTTTPTVSSTAATIPSTTTTVTSSDATTTTSTLAVTSSNPTTPSTVTSSDATSPSTSIFTSSDATSHSTTLTVTSDDTTSTPTSSDATTPSSTTTVSSSFATSLSIVTSGDATSSSTTSTLTSSDTTTTTPTVTLTVDRIPSTTSTVTSSDATNPSKTTSSHATTPSSTSIVTSRDATTTTSTSAVTSSDNTVPSTFTSSGAKATTSTSAVSSSDATTPSTITSSNATSPSTSIFTSSDATSHSTTSTVTSDDTTSTPTSSDATTPSSTLTASSSVATTLSTVTSSDATTPSSTLTVSSSVATTLSTVISSDATSHSTTSTVTSDDTTSTPTSSDATTPSSTLSVSSSVATTLSTVTSSDATSSSTTSTLTSSDTTTTTPTVTLTVDRIPSTTSTVRSSDATTASTVTSSHDTTVTSTSAVTSSDATAPSKFTSSDATSTKSTSAVTSSDNTVPSTFTSSGATFSPSPSAFRSSDATSPSTSKFTSTDATSHSTISNVTSDDTTLTPNSSDTTTLSRTSTVTSSDATSSSTTSNLTSSDTTTTTPTVTSTLANIPSTTSTVTSSDATNTTSTSAVTSSDATSTSANILTSSDGTSHSTTLTFTSDDTISTPTSSDATTPSTSIFTSSDATTRSTVASSDATATVSTSAVSSFDATTPSTVTPSDATNPSTATTSTSNDATTTTLKLTVISSNSTTPSKATSSDATTPSSTSIVTSSVATATTSTSAFTSSDATSPLTSMFTSIDVTYPSTSTVTLRDATTPSTVSSSDGTSLLTSIFTSSDATSPSTSTVILSDATTPSTAASSDATSHSTTSTVTSDDATSTTTSSNATTPSSTLTSCNHSLIYINSHFKRCHHYYINISSHFKR, from the exons ATGGTCACTTCAGGTGATGCCACCACTACTACACCAACAGTATCTTCAACTGCTGCCACCATTCCCTCAACTACAacaacagtcacttcaagtgatgccaccactactACATCAACATTAGCAGTCACTTCAAGCAatcccaccactccctcaacagtcacttcaagtgatgccacctctccctcgacatcaatattcacttcaagtgatgccacctctcaCTCAACTACATTGACAGTCACTTCAGATGATACTACATCAAcacccacttcaagtgatgccaccactccctcaagtaCAACGACAGTCAGTTCCAGTTTTGCCACCTCTCTGTCAATAGTCACTTCAGGTGATGCCACCTCTTCCTCAACTACATCAACTTTAACTTCAAGtgataccaccactactacaccgACAGTAACATTAACTGTGGACAGAATTCCCTCAACTACGTcgacagtcacttcaagtgatgccaccaatCCCTCAAAAACCACTTCAAGTCATGCAACCACTCCCTCATCTACATCAATAGTCACTTCAAGAGATGCCACCACTACTACATCAACATCAGCAGTCACTTCAAGCGATAACACTGTTCCTTCAACATTCACTTCAAGTGGTGCCAAAGCTACTACATCAACATCAGCAGTctcttcaagtgatgccaccactccgTCAACAATCACTTCAAGTAATGCCACCTCTCCCTCGACATCAatattcacttcaagtgatgccacctctcaCTCAACAACATCGACAGTCACTTCAGACGATACTACATCAAcacccacttcaagtgatgccaccactccctcaagtaCATTGACAGCCAGTTCAAGTGTTGCCACCACTCTgtcaacagtcacttcaagtgatgccaccactcctTCAAGTACATTGACAGTCAGTTCAAGTGTTGCCACCACTCTGTCAACAGTCatttcaagtgatgccacctctcaCTCAACAACATCGACAGTCACTTCAGACGATACTACATCAAcacccacttcaagtgatgccaccactccctcaagtaCATTGTCAGTCAGTTCAAGTGTTGCCACCACTCTgtcaacagtcacttcaagtgatgccacctcttcCTCAACTACATCAACATTAACTTCAAGtgataccaccactactacaccgACAGTAACATTAACTGTGGACAGAATTCCCTCAACTACGTCGACAGTCAggtcaagtgatgccaccactgcctcaacagtcacttcaagtcATGACACCACTGTTACATCAACATCAGCAGTAACTTCAAGCGATGCAACCGCTCCTTCAAaattcacttcaagtgatgccacctctaCTAAATCAACATCAGCAGTCACTTCAAGCGATAACACTGTTCCATCAACATTCACATCAAGTGGTGCCACCTTTTCTCCATCACCATCAGCATTTAgatcaagtgatgccacctctccctcaacatcaaaaTTCACTTCAACTGATGCCACATCTCACTCAACTATATCAAACGTCACTTCAGATGATACTACATTAACACCCAATTCAAGTGATACCACCACTCTCTCAAGAACATcgacagtcacttcaagtgatgccacctcttcCTCAACTACATCGAATTTAACTTCAAGtgataccaccactactacaccgACAGTAACTTCAACATTGGCCAACATTCCCTCAACTACATcgacagtcacttcaagtgatgccactaatactacatcaacatcagcagtcacttcaagtgatgccacctcgaCATCAGCAAATATACTCACTTCAAGTGACGGCACCTCTCACTCAACTACATTGACATTCACTTCAGATGATACTATATCAAcacccacttcaagtgatgccaccactccctcaacatcaatattcacttcaagtgatgccaccactcgcTCAACAGTagcttcaagtgatgccaccgcTACTGTATCAACATCAGCAGTCTCTTCATttgatgccaccactccctcaacagtcaCTCCAAGTGATGCCACCAATCCCTCAACTGCAACGACGTCAACTTCAAATGATGCCACCACTACCACACTGAAATTGACAGTCATTTCAAGCAATTCCACCACTCCCTCAAAagccacttcaagtgatgccaccactccctcatcTACATCAATAGTCACTTCAAGTGTTGCCACAGCTACTACATCAACATCAGcattcacttcaagtgatgccacctctcccTTGACATCAATGTTCACTTCAATTGATGTCACCTATCCCTCGACATCAACAGTCACTTTAAgagatgccaccactccctcaacagtcTCTTCAAGTGATGGCACCTCTCTCTTAACATCAatattcacttcaagtgatgccacctctcccTCGACATCAACAGTCATTttaagtgatgccaccactccctcaacagcagcttcaagtgatgccacctctcaCTCAACTACATCGACAGTCACTTCAGATGATGCTACATCAACAACCACTTCAAGTAATGCCACGACTCCCTCAAGTACATTGACA TCATGCAACCACTCCCTCATCTACATCAATAGTCACTTCAAGAGATGCCACCACTACTACATCAACATCAGCAGTCACTTCAAGCGATAA
- the LOC115162838 gene encoding uncharacterized protein LOC115162838, with amino-acid sequence MFTSIDVTSPSTSTVTLRDATTPSTVSSSDGTSLLTSIFTSSDATSPSTSTVILSDATTPSTAASSDATSHSTTSTVTSDDATSTTTSSDATTPSSTLTVSSSVATTASTVTSSDATSSSTTSMVTSGDATTTTPTVSSTAATIPSTTTTVTSSDATTTTSTLAVTSSNPTTPSTVTSSDATSPSTSIFTSSDATSHSTTLTVTSDDTTSTPTSSDATTPSSTTTVSSSFASSLSIVTSGDATSSSTTSTLTSSDTTTTTPTVTLTVDRIPSTTSTVTSSDATNPSKITSSHATTPSSTSIVTSRDATTTTSTSAVTSSDNTVPSTFTSSGATATTSTSSFSSSDAISPSTSTVTFSDGTTPSTVPSSDATATTSTSAVSSRDATNPSTASRSTSNDATTPSSTSAVTSSDNTVPSTFTSSGAKATTSTSAVSSSDATTPSTITSSNAISPSTSIFTSSDATSHSTTSTVTSDDTTSTPTSSDATTPSSTLTVSSSVATTLSTVTSSDDTTPSSTLTVSSSVATTLSTVTSSDATSHSTTSTVTSDDTTSTPTSSDTTTLSRTSTVTSSDGTSPSTSKFTSTDATSHSTISNVTSDDTTLTPNSSDTTTLSRTSTTTSSDATTPSSTLTVSSSVATTASTVTSSDVTTTTSTLAVTSSNPTTPSTVTSSDATSPSTSIFTSSDATSHSTTLTVTSDDTTSTPTSSDATTPSSTLSVSSSVATTLSTVTSSDATSSSTTSTLTSSDTTTTTPTVTLTVDRIPSTTSTVRSSDATTASTVTSSHDTTVTSTSAVTSSDATAPSKFTSSDATSTKSTSAVTSSDNTVPSTFTSSGATFSPSPSAFRSSDATSPSTSKFTSTDATSHSTISNVTSDDTTLTPNSSDTTTLSRTSTVTSSDGTSPSTSKFTSTDATSHSTISNVTSDDTTLTPNSSDTTTLSRTSTTTSSDATTPSSTLTVSSSVATTASTVTSSDVTTTTSTLAVTSSNPTTPSTVTSSDATSPSTSIFTSSDATSHSTTLTVTSDDTTSTPTSSDATTPSSTLSVSSSVATTLSTVTSSDATSSSTTSTLTSSDTTTTTPTVTLTVDRIPSTTSTVRSSDATTASTVTSSHDTTVTSTSAVTSSDATAPSKFTSSDATSTKSTSAVTSSDNTNIDSHFK; translated from the exons ATGTTCACTTCAATTGATGTCACCTCTCCCTCGACATCAACAGTCACTTTAAGAGATGCCACCACTCCTTCAACAGTCTCTTCAAGTGATGGCACCTCTCTCTTAACATCAatattcacttcaagtgatgccacctctcccTCGACATCAACAGTCATTttaagtgatgccaccactccctcaacagcagcttcaagtgatgccacctctcaCTCAACTACATCGACAGTCACTTCAGATGATGCTACATCAACaaccacttcaagtgatgccaccactccctcaagtaCATTGACAGTCAGTTCAAGTGTTGCCACCACTGcctcaacagtcacttcaagtgatgccacctcttcCTCAACTACATCAATGGTCACTTCAGGTGATGCCACCACTACTACACCAACAGTATCTTCAACTGCTGCCACCATTCCCTCAACTACAacaacagtcacttcaagtgatgccaccactactACATCAACATTAGCAGTCACTTCAAGCAatcccaccactccctcaacagtcacttcaagtgatgccacctctccctcgacatcaatattcacttcaagtgatgccacctctcaCTCAACTACATTGACAGTCACTTCAGATGATACTACATCAAcacccacttcaagtgatgccaccactccctcaagtaCAACGACAGTCAGTTCCAGTTTTGCCAGCTCTCTGTCAATAGTCACTTCAGGTGATGCCACCTCTTCCTCAACTACATCAACTTTAACTTCAAGtgataccaccactactacaccgACAGTAACATTAACTGTGGACAGAATTCCCTCAACTACGTCGACAGTCACTTCAAGCGATGCCACCAATCCCTCAAAAATCACTTCAAGTCATGCAACCACTCCCTCATCTACATCAATAGTCACTTCAAGAGATGCCACCACTACTACATCAACATCAGCAGTCACTTCAAGCGATAACACTGTTCCTTCAACATTTACTTCAAGTGGTGCCACAGCTactacatcaacatcatcatTCAGTTCAAGTGATGCCATTTCTCCCTCGACATCAACAGTCACTTTCAGTGATGgcaccactccctcaacagtcccttcaagtgatgccaccgcTACTACATCAACATCAGCAGTCTCTTCAAGAGATGCCACCAATCCCTCAACTGCATCGAGGTCAACTTCAAatgatgccaccactccctcatcTACATCAGCAGTCACTTCAAGCGATAACACTGTTCCTTCAACATTCACTTCAAGTGGTGCCAAAGCTACTACATCAACATCAGCAGTctcttcaagtgatgccaccactccgTCAACAATCACTTCAAGTAATGCCATCTCTCCCTCGACATCAatattcacttcaagtgatgccacctctcaCTCAACAACATCGACAGTCACTTCAGACGATACTACATCAAcacccacttcaagtgatgccaccactccctcaagtaCATTGACAGTCAGTTCAAGTGTTGCCACCACTCTgtcaacagtcacttcaagtgatgacACCACTCCCTCAAGTACATTGACAGTCAGTTCAAGTGTTGCCACCACTCTgtcaacagtcacttcaagtgatgccacctctcaCTCAACAACATCGACAGTCACTTCAGACGATACTACATCAACACCCACTTCAAGTGATACCACCACTCTCTCAAGAacatcaacagtcacttcaagtgatggcACCTCTCCCTCGACATCAAAATTCACTTCAACTGATGCCACATCTCACTCAACTATATCAAACGTCACTTCAGATGATACTACATTAACACCCAATTCAAGTGATACCACCACTCTCTCAAGAACATCAACaaccacttcaagtgatgccaccactccctcaagtaCATTGACAGTCAGTTCAAGTGTTGCCACCACTGcctcaacagtcacttcaagtgatgtcACCACTACTACATCAACATTAGCAGTCACTTCAAGCAatcccaccactccctcaacagtcacttcaagtgatgccacctctccctcgacatcaatattcacttcaagtgatgccacctctcaCTCAACTACATTGACAGTCACTTCAGATGATACTACATCAAcacccacttcaagtgatgccaccactccctcaagtaCATTGTCAGTCAGTTCAAGTGTTGCCACCACTCTgtcaacagtcacttcaagtgatgccacctcttcCTCAACTACATCAACATTAACTTCAAGtgataccaccactactacaccgACAGTAACATTAACTGTGGACAGAATTCCCTCAACTACGTCGACAGTCAggtcaagtgatgccaccactgcctcaacagtcacttcaagtcATGACACCACTGTTACATCAACATCAGCAGTAACTTCAAGCGATGCAACCGCTCCTTCAAaattcacttcaagtgatgccacctctaCTAAATCAACATCAGCAGTCACTTCAAGCGATAACACTGTTCCATCAACATTCACATCAAGTGGTGCCACCTTTTCTCCATCACCATCAGCATTTAgatcaagtgatgccacctctccctcaacatcaaaaTTCACTTCAACTGATGCCACATCTCACTCAACTATATCAAACGTCACTTCAGATGATACTACATTAACACCCAATTCAAGTGATACCACCACTCTCTCAAGAacatcaacagtcacttcaagtgatggcACCTCTCCCTCGACATCAAAATTCACTTCAACTGATGCCACATCTCACTCAACTATATCAAACGTCACTTCAGATGATACTACATTAACACCCAATTCAAGTGATACCACCACTCTCTCAAGAACATCAACaaccacttcaagtgatgccaccactccctcaagtaCATTGACAGTCAGTTCAAGTGTTGCCACCACTGcctcaacagtcacttcaagtgatgtcACCACTACTACATCAACATTAGCAGTCACTTCAAGCAatcccaccactccctcaacagtcacttcaagtgatgccacctctccctcgacatcaatattcacttcaagtgatgccacctctcaCTCAACTACATTGACAGTCACTTCAGATGATACTACATCAAcacccacttcaagtgatgccaccactccctcaagtaCATTGTCAGTCAGTTCAAGTGTTGCCACCACTCTgtcaacagtcacttcaagtgatgccacctcttcCTCAACTACATCAACATTAACTTCAAGtgataccaccactactacaccgACAGTAACATTAACTGTGGACAGAATTCCCTCAACTACGTCGACAGTCAggtcaagtgatgccaccactgcctcaacagtcacttcaagtcATGACACCACTGTTACATCAACATCAGCAGTAACTTCAAGCGATGCAACCGCTCCTTCAAaattcacttcaagtgatgccacctctaCTAAATCAACATCAGCAGTCACTTCAAGCGATAACACT AACATcgacagtcacttcaagtga